Proteins from one Coffea arabica cultivar ET-39 chromosome 8c, Coffea Arabica ET-39 HiFi, whole genome shotgun sequence genomic window:
- the LOC113722406 gene encoding transcription factor bHLH14-like, whose product MEDILAAAASSPASLLCEATLAAPKQRLQFIMQNQREWWVYSIFWQASRDRDGRLVLSWGDGHFRGPKDCSQRACNNNGLLLQQTLADNGVKVTTQDIFGRRKAGKEVPSSFPWRDSTSHSKSDGFGDGRDVADSEWFYMLSLTRCFVSGEDLLVRTFNSGSYAWLVGDHQLLFYNCERAKEAHSHGVKTFVCISTSGGILELGSSELIKEDWGLVQLCKTLFGSEDQNSTSSTSTTTTTGDAILGSNNTTPAGGGLFDIGGLLGHDAKQSSLQEDKPQESNLTIMNIDDESASGTLTPIGGQPISTGSAGMAHTGPKLLETQNFMPEAAGKWSKVRSPSSRRRMREASMTGQEMALNHVEAERQRREKLNHRFYALRSVVPNVSRMDKASLLADAVAYINELKAKIQELEARVGVGSRGGAQYHDRKLLVTTATSCGDFIQETQSTVTADQNQSGMSSKPYNSVPYTANNSSHEIHVKFVNGSVAILHILCPDVNYPSAKLMDALRQMELQVCSASFSPVQDLMLHDVVIRIPRNDALATEDALKTALLRRLRL is encoded by the coding sequence ATGGAAGACATTCTAGCTGCTGCAGCATCTTCTCCGGCTTCGCTACTCTGCGAAGCAACACTTGCTGCACCTAAGCAACGGTTGCAGTTCATCATGCAAAACCAGCGAGAGTGGTGGGTTTATTCTATCTTCTGGCAGGCATCAAGGGATCGAGACGGGCGCCTGGTTTTGTCGTGGGGTGATGGCCATTTCCGCGGGCCTAAAGACTGTTCCCAGAGAGCGTGCAATAACAACGGATTGCTACTACAGCAAACACTTGCCGATAACGGCGTGAAGGTGACCACTCAGGACATCTTCGGGAGAAGGAAGGCAGGGAAAGAAGTTCCTTCGTCCTTTCCCTGGAGGGATTCTACTTCCCACAGCAAAAGCGATGGATTTGGTGATGGCCGGGATGTTGCTGATTCGGAGTGGTTTTATATGCTGTCGCTGACCAGGTGCTTTGTGTCCGGAGAAGACCTTCTGGTCCGAACCTTCAATTCGGGTTCGTATGCGTGGTTAGTTGGAGATCACCAACTCCTGTTTTACAACTGCGAGAGGGCTAAAGAAGCTCATTCTCATGGAGTTAAAACTTTTGTTTGCATCTCCACTTCAGGTGGAATTCTGGAATTGGGATCCTCAGAATTGATAAAAGAAGACTGGGGACTGGTGCAACTTTGCAAGACACTGTTTGGCTCAGAAGATCAAAACAGCACCAGCAGTACTAGTACAACTACCACCACCGGAGACGCCATCCTTGGTAGTAATAATACTACTCCTGCAGGAGGAGGACTGTTTGACATTGGCGGCCTGCTAGGTCATGATGCCAAACAAAGCTCACTGCAGGAAGACAAGCCCCAGGAAAGCAACTTAACAATTATGAACATTGATGATGAATCCGCTTCAGGAACGCTGACACCAATAGGTGGGCAGCCGATATCAACCGGATCTGCAGGGATGGCTCACACTGGTCCCAAACTATtggaaactcaaaatttcatgCCCGAGGCGGCAGGAAAATGGAGCAAGGTCCGATCGCCGTCATCGAGAAGAAGAATGAGAGAGGCATCCATGACGGGGCAAGAAATGGCGCTGAACCATGTGGAGGCAGAAAGGCAGAGGCGAGAGAAGCTCAATCACAGATTCTATGCTCTCAGAAGCGTGGTACCCAACGTGTCCAGAATGGACAAAGCCTCGCTTCTTGCAGATGCAGTCGCTTACATCAACGAGCTCAAGGCCAAAATTCAGGAATTGGAGGCCAGAGTTGGGGTTGGATCGCGAGGAGGAGCACAATATCATGATCGCAAACTACTTGTTACTACTGCCACAAGCTGCGGGGATTTCATTCAAGAGACTCAAAGCACCGTCACAGCTGATCAAAATCAAAGCGGAATGTCATCTAAACCTTATAATAGTGTTCCATATACTGCTAATAATTCGAGTCATGAAATCCATGTAAAGTTTGTGAATGGATCGGTAGCCATTCTCCACATTCTATGTCCGGATGTGAATTACCCATCAGCCAAATTGATGGATGCACTGCGACAAATGGAGCTCCAAGTTTGCTCCGCAAGCTTCTCCCCCGTACAGGACTTGATGCTACACGATGTTGTGATTAGGATTCCCAGAAATGATGCTTTGGCTACCGAGGATGCTCTCAAAACTGCACTCCTTAGAAGGTTACGGCTTTAA